Proteins from a single region of Corynebacterium pseudogenitalium:
- a CDS encoding DUF1906 domain-containing protein: MTSFNRRRFLQTTALALAGATLGSTAQAHAQGRVLGTVIDYAGGVPSGRAVKAAGHLGAVRYVSERRPGANWMLGKPVTLGETQDFAANDLATASVYQFGRAETADWLGGAAAAARHAPEAMRLHASAGGPTGRPIYIAIDDNPSRSQYLNQIRPYLRAFSAALALGGYQTGVYGNINVIQWCIEDGIGSFFWQHDWGSGGKLHPRANIHQKAKWTGVIDGVTVDINNVYSADWGQWTPGRRGPGFTLGDLGSSQLSSRFDWRALLPK, from the coding sequence GTGACTTCTTTTAATCGACGCCGCTTCCTTCAAACCACCGCACTCGCACTTGCGGGCGCAACCCTTGGCTCCACCGCGCAAGCCCACGCCCAGGGCCGCGTCCTCGGCACTGTGATCGACTACGCGGGCGGGGTTCCGTCCGGTCGCGCAGTAAAGGCCGCCGGGCACCTCGGCGCTGTCCGCTACGTGTCGGAGCGCCGCCCCGGCGCGAACTGGATGCTGGGCAAGCCCGTCACGCTGGGCGAAACACAGGACTTCGCCGCGAACGACCTCGCCACGGCGTCCGTCTACCAGTTCGGCCGTGCCGAGACCGCCGATTGGCTCGGCGGCGCCGCTGCTGCCGCCCGCCACGCACCGGAGGCGATGCGCCTCCACGCCTCCGCCGGCGGCCCAACCGGCCGCCCGATCTACATCGCGATCGACGACAACCCCTCGCGTTCCCAGTACCTGAACCAGATCCGCCCCTACCTCCGGGCGTTCTCCGCGGCACTGGCGCTTGGTGGCTACCAGACCGGTGTGTACGGAAACATCAACGTGATCCAGTGGTGCATCGAAGACGGCATCGGCTCGTTCTTCTGGCAGCACGACTGGGGCTCCGGCGGCAAACTGCACCCGCGCGCAAACATCCACCAGAAAGCAAAGTGGACCGGAGTGATCGACGGCGTCACGGTGGACATCAACAACGTCTACAGCGCCGATTGGGGCCAGTGGACCCCTGGGCGACGCGGCCCCGGCTTCACCCTTGGCGACCTGGGCAGCTCCCAGCTTTCATCGCGCTTTGATTGGCGCGCGCTGCTGCCGAAGTAG
- a CDS encoding bifunctional lysylphosphatidylglycerol flippase/synthetase MprF: protein MSIAWATYLACVLSGAAPREAFGLRLPVDPDLWHWATAGLTAGNLVGLILATVAALLFAVPAEVRLGSARFAVVATASEFVALPFGFIIGSAIERAGFNLWGPDLANETFVSPVAWIFGPAAFATAFMGVLWRRRLRLVLLAMMTTLVLYDGSLSGVVALVAIVAGTVAGVLVTDTGTPRRMSLREARVLVAALFLSVAIGPVITAINPAAQGPFAGVSKLMWEPTVAGHLVAQRCADATSVACAEAMAVNSQHGLGPLLMNALPIVLSAILALGLVHGRKLAWWAAVLVSVGSIAVICWQTIGGGADGSTAVNTILVVLPWLVTIAVLIATRRRFTVPSNWYRGAAIIGGTWLATAALWTCGAWVVRDGFLGGASISALLAELPNRYLPPVVAVLAPTHAFPISSVAWIFYEWVGIIFWITALIALFEVLSAPPSEAHAQDRQRAREILVHGSGDHLAWMGLWERNRYFFCGTDSGDGEGVVAYRVSYNVAVTVGSPVHRGTMTEEAVASAFEEFAARQGWRIAWYSVPGTFARPDFRRIHVAEESMLLTDNIEFKGKKFQNIRTARNRAAKEGVRAVWTSWAESPVEMRERIVALSEQWVADKALPEMGFTLGGLDELRDPDTKLLLAVGDDGSLHAVTSWLPVYEGGALVGYTLDFMRRDANGFRPAIEFLLAESARIAAEQGLGWVSLSGAPLARTDAPESLVEIILDKAGATIEPLYGFRSLAASKHKFHPTHQGWYLLYEDEMSLANISLAVIHCYLPDMKKSDMMTVVKEFLGRPNLAQRG, encoded by the coding sequence TTGAGTATTGCGTGGGCCACGTATTTAGCCTGCGTATTGTCGGGTGCGGCCCCGCGGGAGGCTTTCGGATTGCGCCTTCCCGTTGATCCCGACCTTTGGCACTGGGCCACCGCAGGGCTGACCGCAGGTAACCTCGTCGGGCTCATCCTGGCCACTGTCGCAGCGCTGCTATTCGCAGTTCCAGCCGAGGTGCGACTTGGCTCTGCTCGCTTCGCGGTTGTGGCGACGGCTTCCGAGTTTGTAGCGCTTCCTTTCGGCTTCATTATCGGTAGTGCCATCGAGCGAGCAGGCTTTAACCTGTGGGGCCCAGACCTTGCCAACGAGACCTTTGTGTCTCCGGTCGCGTGGATCTTCGGGCCCGCCGCATTCGCCACTGCCTTCATGGGCGTGCTGTGGCGACGTCGCCTCCGCCTCGTGTTGCTTGCGATGATGACGACCCTTGTGCTCTACGACGGCTCACTCTCAGGCGTCGTTGCACTTGTCGCCATTGTCGCAGGGACCGTCGCTGGCGTCCTTGTCACGGACACAGGTACGCCACGCAGAATGTCGCTGCGGGAAGCACGGGTCCTGGTGGCTGCCCTGTTTCTTAGTGTTGCAATCGGACCAGTTATCACGGCGATCAACCCCGCTGCACAGGGGCCTTTCGCAGGAGTGAGCAAGCTGATGTGGGAGCCGACAGTCGCAGGGCATTTAGTAGCCCAGCGGTGCGCTGACGCTACATCCGTCGCCTGCGCGGAAGCGATGGCGGTAAACAGTCAACATGGCCTCGGTCCCTTGCTGATGAATGCCTTGCCTATCGTTTTGTCAGCCATCCTTGCGCTGGGGCTCGTGCATGGCAGGAAACTGGCATGGTGGGCAGCCGTCCTCGTCAGCGTTGGATCCATTGCGGTGATCTGCTGGCAAACAATCGGTGGGGGAGCAGACGGCTCTACCGCTGTGAACACAATACTGGTAGTTCTCCCGTGGCTGGTCACCATTGCAGTCCTCATTGCCACTCGCCGCCGGTTCACGGTTCCGTCCAACTGGTACCGTGGCGCGGCGATCATAGGAGGGACGTGGTTAGCAACCGCAGCACTGTGGACCTGCGGAGCCTGGGTTGTGCGAGACGGCTTCCTCGGAGGAGCATCGATAAGCGCGCTGCTTGCTGAGCTGCCGAACAGGTACCTCCCACCCGTGGTAGCTGTGCTGGCTCCAACGCATGCGTTCCCCATCAGCTCCGTGGCGTGGATCTTCTACGAATGGGTGGGAATCATATTCTGGATTACCGCGTTGATTGCACTGTTTGAGGTGCTGTCCGCGCCGCCGTCCGAAGCGCACGCGCAGGACCGCCAGCGAGCCCGGGAGATTCTGGTCCATGGGTCCGGTGACCACCTCGCGTGGATGGGGCTGTGGGAAAGAAACCGCTACTTTTTCTGCGGGACGGACTCCGGCGACGGAGAAGGCGTCGTCGCGTACCGCGTCTCCTACAACGTCGCTGTCACGGTCGGAAGTCCCGTGCACCGAGGCACGATGACAGAAGAAGCCGTTGCCAGTGCGTTTGAAGAGTTCGCCGCACGTCAAGGCTGGAGAATCGCGTGGTACTCAGTGCCCGGCACCTTTGCTCGTCCCGACTTCCGACGCATCCACGTCGCCGAAGAATCCATGTTGCTGACGGACAACATCGAGTTCAAAGGCAAGAAATTCCAGAACATCCGAACCGCGCGCAACCGTGCGGCGAAAGAAGGCGTGCGCGCCGTGTGGACGAGCTGGGCCGAAAGCCCAGTGGAAATGCGTGAGCGCATCGTCGCGCTCTCAGAACAATGGGTCGCAGATAAAGCACTTCCAGAAATGGGCTTCACCTTGGGAGGGCTCGACGAGCTCCGCGACCCGGACACCAAACTCCTCCTCGCAGTGGGCGACGACGGCAGCCTGCACGCAGTGACGAGCTGGCTGCCCGTCTACGAAGGCGGCGCCCTCGTCGGCTACACCCTTGACTTCATGCGCCGCGACGCGAACGGGTTCCGGCCAGCCATCGAATTCCTTCTCGCGGAAAGCGCCCGCATCGCTGCCGAGCAAGGACTTGGATGGGTCTCCCTCTCCGGAGCGCCGCTGGCTCGAACGGATGCGCCGGAATCACTCGTAGAAATCATCCTGGATAAGGCCGGTGCGACGATCGAGCCACTCTACGGCTTCCGCTCACTCGCTGCCTCGAAGCACAAATTCCACCCGACGCACCAAGGCTGGTACCTGCTGTACGAAGACGAAATGTCACTCGCTAATATCTCGCTAGCAGTCATTCACTGTTACCTGCCGGACATGAAGAAGTCGGACATGATGACCGTGGTCAAGGAGTTCCTGGGCCGGCCAAATCTTGCGCAAAGAGGGTAG
- a CDS encoding aldo/keto reductase → MRIPVTTLNDGYDFPLLGLGTYKLQGEDCVNNVRRAIELGYRHIDTASFYGNEEQVGRAVADAIAAGDVTREELFITSKLWNDDQTRAAEAYEESLQRMGLEFIDLFLVHWPWPQHGTFVQAYESLVQLQGMGRLQSVGVANFYEEVLDEIIAHTGVAPVLNQVELHAGFTQQELRAYHQEKGIVTEAWAPLARGANLDDPVFTRLAEKHGRTPAQIALAYVMSLGCSVVPKTANPVRLEENLGAVEVELSQEDIAALDALSGERMSNDPREFPGDPS, encoded by the coding sequence ATGCGCATTCCAGTGACAACACTCAACGACGGTTATGATTTTCCGCTGCTAGGTCTGGGCACTTACAAGCTGCAAGGTGAAGACTGCGTCAACAACGTGCGGCGAGCTATTGAGTTGGGCTACCGCCACATCGACACTGCCTCCTTTTACGGCAATGAGGAGCAGGTTGGGCGCGCGGTCGCCGACGCGATTGCGGCCGGTGATGTGACTCGCGAAGAGCTATTCATCACCTCGAAGCTATGGAACGATGACCAGACTCGTGCAGCGGAAGCCTACGAGGAGTCGCTGCAGCGGATGGGGCTCGAGTTTATCGATCTCTTCCTCGTGCACTGGCCGTGGCCGCAGCACGGGACCTTCGTGCAAGCGTACGAATCTTTGGTGCAGCTGCAGGGCATGGGCCGGTTGCAGTCGGTAGGCGTGGCGAACTTCTATGAAGAGGTGCTCGATGAGATCATCGCGCACACCGGCGTCGCGCCAGTGCTCAACCAGGTGGAGCTGCACGCAGGGTTTACTCAGCAGGAGCTGCGCGCCTATCACCAGGAAAAGGGGATTGTCACCGAGGCGTGGGCGCCGCTCGCGCGAGGCGCGAACCTTGACGATCCGGTGTTTACTCGCCTCGCCGAGAAGCACGGCCGGACCCCGGCGCAGATTGCGCTCGCGTACGTGATGAGCCTGGGATGCTCGGTTGTGCCGAAGACGGCGAATCCAGTTCGCCTCGAGGAGAATCTCGGGGCGGTCGAGGTCGAGCTTTCGCAGGAAGATATCGCAGCGCTCGACGCGTTGAGCGGCGAGCGGATGTCGAATGACCCGCGCGAGTTCCCGGGAGACCCTAGCTAG
- a CDS encoding gluconokinase: MSATKIPTMSVPVRDSRGPYVLGIDVGSTASRGGLYDATGRPVKGAKQRVAHAFTTTADGASTIDADQVVAEVRKVIDDTVAFAAAHDLRIEAICMDSFASSLLLVDAHGDALTPLYTYADSQSRDYVERLRNTIDEAEYHQRTGVRLHTSYHPARLAWAKEQLPEFSRAATVMTIGEYVYHKLAGIHGLAVSTAAWSGVANAHTGELDTEILDAIDIPHDMIQPLRFPDEPDYPDDTAWPALNGVAWFHCIPDGWPSNVGPGATGPDTIAVAAATSGAMRVILPEVPARIPEGLWCYRIARDKAILGGALNDVGRAVTWLEETIQPVAPDDIVAVLSSGPGRAPLVLPFFTGERSTGWAATAQAQLLGVTAATTPADLWRGVFEGITMSYLRVYEQLKEAGAVPERVVASGRVTADHPAWLSVLADALGCDVVPLEMKRATLRGTVLIALDAIAPEAQRATPPFGQGHRSVDAHAEYFRKLRDRFEAAYRTLVVQ; the protein is encoded by the coding sequence ATGAGCGCTACCAAGATCCCAACCATGTCGGTCCCTGTACGGGACTCTCGCGGGCCATACGTCCTCGGCATCGACGTCGGCTCGACGGCGAGCCGCGGCGGCCTTTACGACGCCACCGGCCGCCCCGTCAAGGGCGCGAAGCAGCGCGTTGCGCACGCGTTTACTACCACCGCTGACGGCGCGAGCACCATCGACGCCGACCAGGTCGTCGCCGAGGTCCGCAAGGTTATCGACGACACCGTCGCGTTCGCCGCAGCGCATGACCTGCGCATTGAGGCCATCTGCATGGACTCGTTCGCCTCGAGCCTCCTCCTTGTCGACGCCCACGGCGACGCCCTGACCCCGCTGTACACCTACGCGGACTCACAATCCCGCGACTACGTCGAACGGCTCCGCAACACAATCGACGAGGCCGAGTACCACCAGCGCACCGGCGTGCGCCTCCACACGAGTTACCACCCGGCGCGCCTCGCCTGGGCCAAAGAACAGCTGCCAGAGTTTTCGCGCGCAGCCACGGTCATGACGATCGGCGAGTACGTGTACCACAAGCTCGCGGGCATCCATGGCCTGGCCGTCTCTACCGCGGCGTGGTCGGGCGTCGCCAATGCGCACACCGGGGAGCTCGACACCGAGATTCTCGACGCCATCGACATCCCGCACGACATGATCCAGCCGCTGCGCTTCCCCGACGAACCCGACTACCCGGATGACACCGCGTGGCCCGCGCTCAATGGGGTTGCGTGGTTCCACTGCATCCCAGACGGCTGGCCGTCCAATGTCGGCCCCGGCGCGACCGGCCCCGACACCATCGCGGTAGCCGCGGCAACCTCTGGCGCGATGCGCGTCATCCTCCCGGAGGTGCCAGCTCGCATCCCAGAGGGACTGTGGTGCTACCGCATCGCGCGCGACAAGGCCATCTTGGGCGGCGCGCTCAACGATGTCGGCCGCGCCGTCACCTGGCTTGAGGAAACGATCCAGCCGGTGGCCCCGGACGACATCGTCGCCGTGCTTTCCTCCGGACCGGGGCGCGCCCCACTGGTGCTTCCGTTCTTCACCGGCGAGCGCTCCACAGGCTGGGCAGCCACCGCGCAGGCGCAACTCTTGGGCGTCACTGCGGCAACGACGCCAGCTGACCTGTGGCGGGGCGTTTTTGAGGGCATCACAATGTCGTATCTGCGCGTCTACGAGCAGCTCAAGGAGGCGGGCGCGGTCCCCGAGCGCGTCGTGGCCTCCGGCCGTGTCACGGCTGACCACCCGGCGTGGCTGTCGGTGCTCGCCGATGCGCTTGGTTGCGACGTCGTCCCCCTGGAGATGAAGCGCGCCACCCTGCGCGGTACCGTGCTCATCGCTCTCGACGCCATCGCCCCTGAGGCACAGCGGGCAACGCCCCCGTTCGGCCAAGGACACCGCAGCGTGGATGCACACGCCGAGTACTTCAGGAAGCTCCGCGACCGCTTCGAGGCTGCGTACCGCACGTTAGTTGTACAGTAG
- a CDS encoding YceI family protein, with amino-acid sequence MSQLTGTYKLDPAHSSIGFTVRHAMVTKVRGEFTDHDTTITLTDDLAASTAQGTVRTASVDTRNEDRDAHVRGEDFFDVEKHPEMTFTSTAFNVDEAGNGTVTGDLTIKGTTKPVTFEVETFGVEEDPFGNTRIGFEASTSINRTDFGIDFQAPLNSGGMLVSEKVAIEIEGSAIKQGA; translated from the coding sequence ATGTCTCAGCTCACCGGTACATACAAGCTCGACCCGGCACACTCCTCCATCGGCTTCACCGTCCGCCACGCGATGGTGACGAAGGTCCGCGGCGAGTTTACCGACCACGACACCACCATCACGCTCACCGACGATCTGGCAGCAAGCACGGCACAGGGCACGGTCCGGACCGCGAGCGTCGATACCCGAAACGAGGACCGCGACGCACACGTGCGCGGCGAGGACTTCTTCGATGTGGAGAAGCACCCGGAGATGACGTTTACCTCGACGGCGTTCAACGTAGACGAGGCCGGCAACGGCACGGTCACGGGTGATCTGACCATCAAGGGCACCACGAAGCCAGTCACGTTCGAGGTTGAGACCTTCGGCGTCGAGGAGGACCCGTTCGGCAACACGCGCATCGGGTTCGAGGCCAGCACGTCAATTAACCGCACCGATTTCGGTATCGATTTCCAGGCTCCGCTCAACTCGGGCGGCATGCTCGTGAGTGAGAAGGTCGCCATTGAAATTGAGGGCTCCGCGATCAAGCAGGGCGCCTAG
- a CDS encoding alpha/beta hydrolase yields the protein MDAIRSLSVVSTGATWAIYLSLAASVVVALWYGRQHRRIALAIAAALLVAAYLLLAVWPKPFPDAIPWHIYASCAAAVFVVATIFLAPRWRWRLAPLAVIPLMLAYLAVNLVYEQYPTLGSFRPVPVTVSMNLDQFRETTTAPTLDGREVGALVTLPAPPLRDAIVYVPPAYWHGEHLPVLVLLAGSPGSPIRWFDEGGAQQTLDDYQVAHDGVAPIVVSADGTGTTTGNPGCVDGPDLQIQTYLAQQIPQLVKDNFRVKEDQRTWAIGGLSYGGTCALQVITNDPTAYGTFLDYSGEAEPNLGGHQRTVDVLFGGDEAAFQSVNPETLLQEAIGTVTYKGIAGRFAAGKRDQEAMAALPHQNELAKKAGMSTTFRSLPGGHSFEVWRVALRQDIDFVAQRGGIQ from the coding sequence GTGGATGCAATCCGTTCGTTATCCGTGGTCAGCACAGGCGCGACCTGGGCGATCTACCTCTCCTTAGCTGCTTCCGTGGTTGTCGCGTTGTGGTACGGCCGTCAGCACCGGCGCATTGCACTCGCAATCGCGGCAGCGCTGCTCGTAGCGGCGTACCTGTTGCTCGCGGTGTGGCCGAAGCCGTTCCCGGATGCAATTCCGTGGCACATCTACGCCAGCTGTGCAGCTGCCGTGTTCGTGGTGGCGACCATCTTCTTGGCGCCGCGGTGGCGGTGGCGCCTCGCCCCGCTCGCAGTGATTCCTTTGATGCTGGCGTACCTCGCGGTCAACCTTGTTTATGAGCAGTACCCGACCCTCGGGTCCTTCCGCCCGGTCCCGGTCACCGTGTCCATGAATTTGGATCAGTTCCGCGAAACGACGACCGCCCCGACCCTCGACGGCAGGGAAGTGGGCGCCCTAGTGACCCTGCCTGCCCCACCGCTGCGCGATGCAATTGTGTACGTTCCGCCCGCCTACTGGCATGGCGAGCACCTACCGGTCCTCGTGCTGCTCGCGGGAAGCCCCGGCAGCCCAATCCGGTGGTTTGACGAAGGCGGGGCGCAACAGACGCTCGACGACTACCAAGTTGCACACGACGGCGTAGCCCCCATTGTCGTCAGCGCGGACGGCACAGGAACAACCACGGGGAATCCCGGGTGCGTGGACGGCCCGGATCTGCAAATCCAAACCTACCTGGCCCAGCAAATTCCACAGCTGGTCAAGGACAATTTCCGTGTGAAGGAAGACCAACGCACGTGGGCAATCGGTGGGTTAAGCTACGGCGGCACGTGCGCACTCCAAGTGATTACCAACGATCCCACGGCCTACGGGACGTTCCTCGACTATTCGGGTGAGGCGGAACCGAACCTAGGCGGGCACCAACGGACCGTCGACGTGCTGTTCGGCGGCGACGAGGCCGCGTTCCAATCCGTGAACCCGGAAACGCTCCTTCAGGAGGCAATCGGGACTGTGACCTACAAGGGAATCGCTGGCAGGTTTGCCGCCGGCAAGCGTGACCAAGAGGCTATGGCAGCGCTTCCGCACCAAAACGAGCTCGCGAAGAAAGCCGGAATGAGCACCACATTTCGCTCGCTGCCAGGTGGGCACAGCTTCGAAGTGTGGCGAGTGGCGTTGCGCCAAGACATTGACTTCGTTGCTCAACGCGGAGGAATTCAATGA
- a CDS encoding YibE/F family protein, giving the protein MARHATQSSPSPLRTARGALVAFLAIASIATVVGLALLWPGGKQPEVLPGFEQTQTSTAETVKATVIEHSVAPCGGVATPNHPECDFLRVELKSGGTTTIETAQQPGTPELSVGDRVVLSVHHSPETSYSFLDMDRSIPLGLWLALTLLVVVVVGAWRGVRAIFGLLCTLLVIFGFLVPGLLLGYSPVGLSLVTGAAVLFPVIFVVHGRNWKSASALAGTLTALGLAALAARLAIDTTQLRGLADENNLLIHMYLPQVQVPGIMLAGFIIGALGVLTDVTIAQASTVQELYETSPDARPRTVFTSAMKVGHDHIASMVYTLVLAYMGAALPLSMLLQVADRPLTQVLTSDVVATEIMRSSIGAIALVLAVPITTAIAAWTIRAPQPQQ; this is encoded by the coding sequence TTGGCACGCCACGCAACCCAGTCATCGCCATCTCCGCTGCGCACGGCACGCGGCGCGCTAGTAGCGTTCCTCGCGATTGCGAGCATCGCCACGGTAGTGGGCCTCGCCCTACTGTGGCCGGGCGGCAAGCAGCCAGAGGTCCTGCCCGGGTTTGAGCAGACCCAGACGTCGACGGCGGAAACCGTCAAGGCCACCGTCATTGAGCACTCGGTGGCTCCCTGTGGTGGCGTCGCAACGCCGAACCACCCTGAGTGCGACTTCCTGCGCGTCGAGCTCAAGTCCGGAGGCACCACCACGATCGAGACAGCGCAGCAGCCGGGTACCCCGGAGCTTTCGGTCGGTGACCGCGTGGTGCTCTCGGTGCACCACAGTCCCGAGACTTCGTACTCCTTCCTTGACATGGATCGCTCGATACCGCTTGGGCTGTGGCTCGCACTCACGCTGCTGGTCGTCGTCGTGGTTGGGGCATGGCGCGGGGTGCGCGCGATTTTCGGCCTACTGTGCACCTTGCTCGTCATCTTCGGCTTCCTGGTCCCCGGGCTGCTGCTCGGCTACAGCCCCGTAGGGCTTTCCCTGGTGACAGGGGCGGCGGTGCTCTTCCCTGTCATCTTTGTTGTGCACGGCAGGAATTGGAAGTCCGCGTCAGCCCTGGCTGGCACCTTGACCGCGCTGGGGCTCGCGGCGCTCGCGGCACGCCTCGCCATCGATACGACGCAGCTGCGCGGCCTTGCCGACGAAAACAACCTCCTCATCCACATGTACCTCCCCCAGGTGCAAGTGCCAGGCATCATGCTCGCCGGATTCATCATCGGTGCCCTCGGCGTGCTCACCGACGTCACCATTGCGCAGGCTTCAACGGTGCAGGAGCTGTATGAGACTTCGCCCGACGCCCGGCCCCGCACCGTGTTCACCTCCGCGATGAAGGTCGGCCACGACCACATTGCGTCGATGGTCTACACCCTGGTCCTGGCGTATATGGGCGCTGCCCTCCCCCTGTCGATGCTGCTCCAGGTCGCCGACCGGCCGCTGACCCAGGTGCTCACCTCCGACGTGGTGGCCACCGAGATCATGCGTTCGAGTATCGGCGCGATCGCGTTGGTCCTGGCAGTGCCGATCACCACGGCGATTGCCGCGTGGACAATCCGCGCTCCCCAACCCCAACAGTAA
- a CDS encoding esterase/lipase family protein — protein MALLSYVPRILPSPSTANSQTTGRIVVALHGTGSSPFVFRRLAHELEKHGIGLIAPGYGHRATAGIDASSQEIAAFLDSLAAQQVDVVGHSYGALIGLRAVQLSAIAARCGTIVGLGASWRGTHGIARLFPPGLVRAVVGDAFVELEHFREEPVAPSGTEIVSIVSDADRIVPAWSSRWGDVIEVSGVSHAALALRTNEILAALGVCPSGTG, from the coding sequence ATGGCGTTGCTTTCCTACGTGCCACGGATACTTCCATCGCCTTCAACAGCGAACTCCCAGACAACAGGCCGCATCGTTGTGGCCCTCCATGGCACTGGCTCCTCCCCTTTTGTCTTCCGCCGCCTTGCACACGAACTGGAAAAACATGGGATTGGGTTGATTGCGCCTGGCTACGGCCATCGGGCAACGGCAGGTATCGACGCCTCGTCCCAAGAGATTGCGGCGTTCCTCGACAGCCTGGCTGCGCAGCAGGTCGATGTTGTGGGGCACTCGTATGGCGCGCTGATCGGGCTGAGGGCTGTTCAGCTGAGCGCAATCGCCGCGCGCTGCGGCACGATCGTGGGCCTCGGAGCCTCGTGGCGTGGCACGCACGGCATTGCGCGTCTGTTTCCGCCTGGACTTGTTCGGGCAGTGGTTGGCGACGCGTTCGTCGAATTGGAGCATTTCCGGGAGGAGCCAGTGGCCCCTTCCGGTACCGAAATCGTCTCCATCGTTTCGGATGCTGACCGCATTGTTCCAGCGTGGTCGTCACGGTGGGGAGACGTGATCGAGGTGTCTGGTGTATCGCATGCGGCGCTGGCGTTGCGGACGAATGAGATCCTGGCGGCGCTCGGGGTATGCCCTTCCGGCACCGGCTGA
- a CDS encoding citrate synthase, producing the protein MASEGQDKAVLHYPGGEFEMDIKSATEGNDGVVLGNLLGETGLVTFDPGYVSTGSTESKITYIDGANGILRYRGYDIAELAQNATFNEVSYLLINGELPTTDEYKKFNSEIRHHTLLDEDFKAAFNVFPRNAHPMAVLASSVNILSAYYQDQLDPLDEEQLDKATVRLMAKVPMLAAYAYRASRGKPYMYPDNSLNARENFLRMMFGYPTEPYEVDPILVKALDKLLILHADHEQNCSTSTVRMIASAQANMFVSIAGGINALAGPLHGGANQAVLEMLEDIKDNHGGDATDFMNRVKNKEKGVRLMGFGHRVYKNYDPRAAIVKETAHEVLEHLGGDELLDLAMKLEEIALKDDYFISRKLYPNVDFYTGLIYRAMGFPTDFFTVLFAIGRLPGWIAQYREQLAMNSKINRPRQIYTGYTKRDFVPRDQR; encoded by the coding sequence ATGGCTTCTGAAGGTCAAGACAAAGCTGTACTTCACTACCCAGGTGGCGAATTCGAAATGGACATCAAGTCCGCCACCGAGGGCAACGACGGAGTGGTGCTAGGCAACCTCCTCGGGGAGACTGGGCTTGTCACCTTCGATCCGGGCTACGTGTCCACTGGCTCGACCGAGTCGAAGATCACATACATCGATGGCGCCAACGGCATTCTGCGTTACCGCGGCTACGACATCGCTGAACTGGCGCAGAATGCAACGTTCAACGAGGTGTCATACCTCCTCATCAATGGCGAGCTTCCAACGACGGATGAGTACAAGAAGTTCAACTCCGAGATTCGTCACCACACGCTTCTCGACGAAGACTTCAAGGCCGCGTTCAACGTCTTCCCGCGCAACGCACACCCAATGGCGGTGCTGGCGTCGTCCGTGAACATTCTTTCTGCTTACTACCAGGACCAGCTGGATCCGCTCGACGAGGAGCAGCTAGACAAGGCAACTGTTCGCCTGATGGCGAAGGTGCCGATGCTGGCGGCGTACGCATACCGTGCATCCCGCGGTAAGCCGTACATGTACCCAGACAACTCGCTGAACGCACGCGAGAACTTCCTCCGCATGATGTTCGGCTACCCAACCGAGCCGTACGAGGTTGACCCGATCCTGGTGAAGGCTCTGGACAAGCTGCTGATTCTGCACGCAGACCACGAGCAGAACTGCTCCACCTCCACGGTCCGCATGATTGCTTCCGCGCAGGCGAACATGTTCGTCTCCATTGCAGGCGGCATCAACGCGCTGGCAGGCCCGCTGCACGGTGGTGCAAACCAGGCTGTGCTCGAGATGCTCGAGGACATTAAGGACAACCACGGTGGCGACGCCACCGACTTCATGAACCGCGTGAAGAACAAGGAAAAGGGCGTCCGCCTAATGGGCTTCGGCCACCGCGTGTACAAGAACTACGACCCACGCGCAGCGATCGTCAAGGAGACCGCACACGAGGTGCTGGAGCACCTCGGTGGCGACGAGCTCCTGGACCTGGCGATGAAGCTCGAGGAGATCGCGCTGAAGGACGACTACTTCATCTCGCGCAAGCTCTACCCGAACGTAGACTTCTACACCGGTCTGATCTACCGCGCGATGGGCTTCCCGACGGACTTCTTCACCGTGCTCTTCGCCATCGGCCGTCTCCCGGGCTGGATCGCACAGTACCGCGAGCAGCTGGCGATGAACTCCAAGATCAACCGTCCACGCCAGATCTACACCGGCTACACGAAGCGCGACTTTGTGCCGCGTGACCAGCGATAA
- a CDS encoding FKBP-type peptidyl-prolyl cis-trans isomerase, whose translation MEKPTIEVPEAPAPTDLVIEDLVVGDGAEAVAGGYVQVHYLGVDYATGEEFDSSWDRGEAAEFPLAGLIAGWQEGIPGMKVGGRRKLTIPPEKAYGPAGGGHPLSGLTLVFIIDLLDAR comes from the coding sequence ATGGAAAAGCCCACGATTGAGGTACCTGAAGCACCTGCCCCAACGGACCTTGTCATCGAGGATCTCGTAGTCGGCGACGGAGCCGAAGCTGTAGCAGGCGGTTATGTGCAGGTGCACTACCTGGGTGTTGACTATGCAACCGGTGAAGAGTTCGACTCTTCGTGGGACCGCGGCGAGGCCGCGGAGTTCCCGTTGGCTGGCCTCATCGCGGGTTGGCAAGAGGGCATCCCGGGGATGAAGGTTGGCGGTCGCCGCAAGCTGACGATTCCGCCGGAGAAGGCGTACGGCCCTGCTGGTGGCGGCCACCCGCTCTCTGGCCTGACGCTGGTGTTCATTATCGACCTGCTTGACGCGCGCTAA